AGGTCCCGGCGCGTGAAGTAGCCCATGGCCAGGCGGCCGTTGACCCGGACGAAGCCGTCCATGCGGCCCCCGTTCCACTCCTCGTGCATGGCCTGCCAGGAGTGGAGCGGCCGCGTCAGCGAGCCCACCCGGCGCGAGGGGAAGGGGTACGGGGCGACGCAGCCGCCCCGTCCGTCGGGCAGGCAGGCGCCCGGGGGGATGCCGTCGGCACCGGGAAAGCCGGCGCCGAAGTACTGGTCGAAGGAGCGGTTCTCCTGCATCACCACCACGAAGTGCTCCAGGGCCCGGAAGCCTTTCACGGCCGGTTCACCCCCCTCGGGTCGACCGAGACCACCCGAACGGGTGAGCGAAGGACCACCCGGTTTGGCTCTGCTCGGAGCATGCAGGGTAGCCTACGGTGACCATGGTGAGGTAGGTCTATGCGCAGGCACCTGCTGGCGCAACTGGCCATCCTGGTTGCCTCCTTCCTTCTGCTGGGAGGCCTAGTCCTGGGCCAGGTGGACGCCGTGGTCGGATCGCTCCGCACCGACCTGGACCGCTGGCTCCAGGCGGTGGAGGCGGCGGCCCACACGCGCTCCGCGCTGGGCGACCTGCGCCTGGCCGAACTGGAGATGGTGACGGCGCCTGACGCCGGCGCCCGACGGCAGGCGGAGCAGGAGGCGGCCAGCGCCGCTGACGAGGCGAGCCGCTACCTGGCTCTCTACCGCCGGTCGCTGCCCGATCCCTCCGCCCTGGACGCCTTTCAGCGGGACTTCCAGTCCTACCTCGACTACCACGCCCGCCTGGTGCAGGCGGTGGAGAGCGGTTCCACCGCCCGGGCCGAGAGCCTCTTCCGCCAGGGCGCCGGGCCGGTGGCGCGGCTGGAGGAGACCATCCATTCGCTGCGCCACATGGACTACCGCGACGCGGTGGCTTCGGAGAGCATCGCCGGCGGCCTGCGCGATCGCCTGCTCGCCCTGATGGTGGCGGCCGGCGCGGCCGTGGTGGGCATCGACCTGGTGCTGGGGCTCAATCTGCTCGGCTCCTTCCTGGCGCGCCTGCGGGGTCTGCGGCGGGCGGCCGCCGACGTGGGCGAGGGACGCTTCGACGTGCAGCTGGGACCGCCCGTGCGGGACGAGCTGGGCGAGGTGGAGGAGGCCTTCCGCACCATGTCCGCCACGCTGGCGGAGAAGGAGGCGGAGAACCGGCGCCTGCGCGAGGCCCGCGAGCGCGCCGAGCGCGAGCGGATCGAGCTTCTCTCCCGCCAGTTCGACGCCGTGGTCGAGGCCCAGGAGCAGGAGCGTCAGCGGATCGCCCGCGAGCTTCACGACGAGGCCGGGCAGCGGCTCACGTCGCTCCAGTACGGGCTGGAGTTCCTGCGCCGGGCGCTGGCGGATCCGGCGCTGGCGGAGCGGGCCGGCGGACTGGGGGAGCTGGCGCGCCAGACGATGGCCGCGCTCCACGACCTGGCCGTCGACCTGCGCCCGCCGCTCCTCGACGACGCGGGGCTGGAGGCGGCGCTGCGCGAGTACGCCCACGACTTCGCGCAGCGCTACCAGGTGCCCACGGAGGTGGAGACGCGGGGGCTCGAGGGTCTCCCGCCCAGCGTCCAGCTCCTCCTCTTCCGCGTCGTCCAGGAGGCGCTGACCAACGTGGCGCGCCACGCGCACGCCCGCCGCGCGCGCGTGGAGGTGGTGCGCGAAGGGGAGCGGCTCTACGGCCGCGTGGAGGACGACGGGGTCGGCTTCGAGACCGGCGGCGAGGCGGCGCGGCAGGGGCGGCGCTGCCTGGGCCTGGCCGGCATGCGGGAGCGGGTGCGCATGCTGGGCGGCCAGCTGGCCGTCCGCTCGGCGCCGGGCCGCGGCACGGTGGTGGAGTGGGAGGGTCGCCTCGGCGCCGGCCTCGCCGCAGGCCTCGAGGCCGCCTCCCCCGGGGAAGAGAGGCGGGCGAGGGGATGAAAACGATCCGGGTCTTCGCCGTCGACGACCATCCGGTGGTGCTGCAGGGGATTCTGGCGCTCCTGGAGCAGTCGCCGGGCATCGAGGTGGTGGGCAGCGCGCTGGACGGGACCTCCGCGCTGGAGGCCGTGGGGCGCGTGCAGCCCGACGTGGTCCTGCTCGACGTCTCGCTGCCCGACGTCAACGGGATCGAGCTCTGCCGGCGGATCGCCACCCTGCCGGCGGAGCGGCGCCCGGCGGTGGTGATGCTGACCGTCCACCAGACGGCCAGCTTCTTCTTCCAGGCGCTGCGCGCGGGCGCCCTGGGCTACGTGCCCAAGTCGGCCCCCTTCGACGACGTGCGCGAGGCGATCGAGTCGGCGGCGCGGGGGGAGACCTACCTCCACCCCAGCGTCGCCGGCTACCTGGTCAGCGCCTTCCTGGGCGGGGGGGTGCCGGCGGAGGGGGAGACGCCGCTGGCCCGCCTGAGCGAGCGCGAGCGCGAGGTGCTGGGCCTGCTGGCGCGGGGGCGCTCGACGCGCGAGATCGCGGCCGAGCTGGGCCTCAGCCCCCACACCGTCCACAAGCACCGCACCAGCCTGATGGCCAAGCTGGGACTCCACTCCGCCTACGACCTGCTCCGCTTCGCCGCCTCGCTGGGCCTGGTGGGGGGTGTGGAACCGTGAGGACGGAGTTCGCCGCCGGAGGCGAGAGCGGCCGCTACCCCGCCGGCTCGCTGCGCTGGATCGGGACGGGTCCGCCGCTCCTCTTCCTGGTGGTGCTCAGCCTGGCGGAGCTGCTCCTCTTCGACCGCCTCCTGCCGCGCGGCCTTTCCACGCTGCTCACCCTGCTCCTGGCGGCGGTGGGCATCCTGGCCTACGGCTTCCACGTCTCGCGGCTGATGGAGGGAGCCGAGCGCCAGATCCTGGCCATGTACGAGGAAGCGGCCGAGCAGAACCGCCAGCTGCACGCGCTCCACGAGGCGGGACTGGCCATCACCTCCAACCTCTCGCTGGAGACGGTGCTCGAGCGCGTGCTCGACCTGAGCCTGGCCATCACGGGCGCGGGGAGCGGCGCGGTGGCCGTCTACGACGCGCGGGGGGAGACGCAGCGGCTGGTGACGCGAGGCCGCCGCTCGCCGCTGGAGGCGCCCGAGATGTTCGCCCTGCCGCTCCGCTACGGCCAGACGCCGGTCGGCATGCTCTACCTGGCCGACCGGGCGCAGGGCGTCTTCGGCCCGCGCGAGGAGTCGGCCGCCCGGAAGCTCTCGGCGCATGCGGCGGTGGCGGTGATGAACGCGCGCCTGCACGAGGAGGCGGCGCGCGCCGCCATCCTGGAGGAGCGCCACCGCCTGAGCATGGACCTGCACGACGGCGTGCTGCAGGAGCTCTACGGCATCGCCCTGCGCGCCGAGGACATGCTGGCCGGGCTGCCGCCCGGCGGCGGAGACGAGGGGCTGCGCGAGCGGCTGGAGGCCTTGGTGGAGGCGGTCGACCGGCTGGAGGGCGCCATCCGCCGGACGGTGCAAGACCTGCGCGAGGGCCTGCCGCGGCCGGTCCCGCCGGCCGAGGCGGTGGAGCAGGCGGTCCGGGCGCTGGATCTGGACGGCCGCCTGGAGATGGAGGTGCAGCTGGACCGGGAGCTGGGCGAGCTGCCCGGCGAGCAGGCGGAGACGCTCCGCTTCGTCGTCCGCGAGGCGCTGGCCAACGTCCTCCGCCACGCCCGGGCGCGCCGGGTGCATCTGGAGCTGGCGCGGCAGGAGCGCTGGCTGCGGATGGAGGTGCGGGACGACGGCGTCGGCTTCCGGCCGGGGAGCGCGGAGGGGAGCGAGGCCGAACCCGGGGCGGCCTCCCACCACGGGCTGGCGAACATGCGCAGGCGGGCGGAGAGGGCGGGAGGGCGGCTGGAGGTGGAGAGCGCCCCGGGGCGGGGGACGCGGCTCGTCCTCCTGCTTCCTGCGACTCCGGCCGCGCGGAGGTGAGGCGCGATGGCAGCGCCGGGCGGCGAGAACGGTCCGGTGCGGGTGCTGGTGGTGGACGACCACGAGGTGGTCCGGGTGGGGCTGGCGGCCCTCATCCGCCGCCAGCCCGACCTGCTCTGGGCGGGCGAGGCCGATGGCGTGAAGGCGGCGGTTCGGGTGGCGCGCGAGTGCCGGCCGCACGTGGTGGTGATGGACGTGCGCCTGCCCGACGGCGACGGGGTCGAGGCCTGCCGGCTGCTGCGCGAGAACGACCCGGACTGCCGCGTGCTGATGCTCTCCAGCTTCTCCGACGCCGCGGCGGTCCGCGCCTCCATCCGCGCGGGCGCCTCGGGCTTCCTGCTCAAGCGGGCGCACAGCGATCTCCTCATCCAGGCCATCCGCATCGCCGCCGCCGGCGGGACGGTGCTGGACCCGCAGATGACCGGCGAGATCCTGGCCGCCCTGCGCGGCGACGGGAAGGACCCCCTGGCGGCGCTGAGCGAGACGGAGCGCGAGGTGCTGGAGCGGATCGCGCGCGGCGAGACCAACCGGCAGATCGGCGAGGAGCTCCACCTCAGCGAGAAGACGGTCAAGCACTACGTCAGCAGCATCTTCGACAAGCTGCAGGTGCGGCGCCGGAGCGAGGCGGCCGCCCTGGCGGCGCGGCGCCTGGGCGAGGGGTAGGGCCGTCGCCGCCGGAGCGCTCCCGCGGCCCTCCGCGCCTGGCAGCCAGGCACCCCCGCCCGGTGGCGGGGGCGCCTCGCGGCTTTTCGGCGGGCGGCCCGGGCCGCCCGCGCCTCAGTCCGGAGAGCCGTGGTGCGCCAGCGTCAGCAGCCGCTCATAGACCCCCACCCGGCGGCGGAAGCGGCCCCGGGGCCGGTCGACGGCGTACATGGCGAAGCCGATCATGAAGAGGGCGGCCAGCGCCACGGCCCCGCCCAGCAGCCGCGCGGCCAGGGGCGGCTCCATGGCCAGGGCGACGCCCCAGACCGCCGCCAGGAAGTAGGCCGCCGTCAGCCACCGCCCCGCTCCCCGTGCGCGCGCGCAGCTCTTCACGGCGCCCCCGCCCCCTCGTTCCCGGTGACGGTGAAGGCGAAGTGGAGGGCGGGCAGCGTCCGTCCCGGATGGTCGCGGGCGTAGGTCAGCTGCGGCCGCGCGTAGACCACCGGCTGCGCGTCCTGCCCCTCGTAGATCACCGGCACCAGGTCGATCAGGTGGACGCCCGGCGCGCCCGAGGCGGTCAGCACGATCTGCACGTCGCCCGAGCTGTTAAAGCCGCAGGCGTAGCCCAGGTAGCGGTCGTCGTAGAGCAGGGCGTAGGTGTTGTCATAGGCGGCCCAACCCACGCCCTTCAGGTGGATGGTGAAACGGGTGCCGGCCGGCCCGCCAGAGGGCGTCACGGAGACGATGGAGGGCTGGATGACGAAGGCGCCCACGGCCACCGTCCGCCCGCCCGCCTCCAGCGCCAGCGGGTGGGTCCCGCCCAGGTCGTCGGGGATGGCCAGCGTGGCGTCCACGCGCCCGTCGGCGCCGACCCGCAGCTGCCCCAGGCTCTTCTCCACCGTCTTGCGGCCCTGGCCGCTGACGCGGTTGCCGTTCTCGGTGGTCCAGACGATCTCCGCCTGGGCGCCGGCCGGGAGGCCGGAGGCCTGGAGCCGGACCTGCGTGCCCACCGGGCCGTAGCCGGGGCTGACCGAGAGCGGCTGGGCGCCGTCCAGGGCCGGCGCGGGAAGCGGCTTCTCCGCCATGAGCGGGTCCGAGTAGGCGGCCGGCACGGGAGCGGTGGGCGGCGTCACGTCCACGAGCCAGGCGGCGTCGGGGATGCCGCCGTAGGGCGACTGCTGCGGGTTGAGATAGGGGAAGCCGAGCAGGCCCCGCCAGACCTGGACCAGGTGCTGCCCCGCCGGCCCCGCCGCGCGCAGGGTCGCCTCGGCGGTACCGTGCGTCGTCACGGCCGTCAGGATGCCGGCGAAGCCGTTATCCCAGGCCACCTCCCAGAGGGAGCCGTGGTAGTTGTCCATGCCGAGCCCGGTGGCCCGGATGGTGATCGTCTCGCCGACGGCCGCCCGGGTGGTGCTGATGGTGAACTGCGGGCGGATGTCGAAGCTGGCGCTGGGCGCCTGGGCTTCCGCGGTTCCGGCCGCCGGGCCCGCCGGCAGCGCCCGGATGACGTGGGGACCGCCGAAGTCCTCCGGCACCGTCCACTCCAGGCGGAAGGAGCCCCGGCTGTCGGCCCGGACGTCGGCGATGCTCCGCTCCGCCGGGCGGTAGCGCGCCCCCTGGAGCTCCGTCGCGCCGCTCAGCTGCCAGCGGCCGTCCGCCGTCTCCCAGACCAGGTGCAGCGCCGCGCCGGTGGCGAAGCCCGTCCCCTGGAGGAGCAGCGGCGTCCCGGCTGGCCCGGAGTAGGCGGAGAGGGTCAGCTGGCCGGCCGGGGCCGCTGCCGCCGCCGTGGCGTGCGTCCCGGTGGTCCGCGAGGAGGCGGGGGCACCGCTGCCGCAGGCGGCCAGGAGGAGGCCGAGGGCGAGGAGGAGCGCTCCCGCGGTGGCCCCGCGGCCGCGCCGCTGGCGCCGCGACATGGTCGGCACCGTTTCCTTGCGCAGGTCTGCGCGCATCGCTCGATCCCGTCCCTTCCCGTAAGCGGGCGGCACGGGCGGAGGCCCGCGCCGCCCGTCCGCCTACCG
This is a stretch of genomic DNA from Bacillota bacterium. It encodes these proteins:
- a CDS encoding phospholipase produces the protein MKGFRALEHFVVVMQENRSFDQYFGAGFPGADGIPPGACLPDGRGGCVAPYPFPSRRVGSLTRPLHSWQAMHEEWNGGRMDGFVRVNGRLAMGYFTRRDL
- a CDS encoding HAMP domain-containing protein; protein product: MRRHLLAQLAILVASFLLLGGLVLGQVDAVVGSLRTDLDRWLQAVEAAAHTRSALGDLRLAELEMVTAPDAGARRQAEQEAASAADEASRYLALYRRSLPDPSALDAFQRDFQSYLDYHARLVQAVESGSTARAESLFRQGAGPVARLEETIHSLRHMDYRDAVASESIAGGLRDRLLALMVAAGAAVVGIDLVLGLNLLGSFLARLRGLRRAAADVGEGRFDVQLGPPVRDELGEVEEAFRTMSATLAEKEAENRRLREARERAERERIELLSRQFDAVVEAQEQERQRIARELHDEAGQRLTSLQYGLEFLRRALADPALAERAGGLGELARQTMAALHDLAVDLRPPLLDDAGLEAALREYAHDFAQRYQVPTEVETRGLEGLPPSVQLLLFRVVQEALTNVARHAHARRARVEVVREGERLYGRVEDDGVGFETGGEAARQGRRCLGLAGMRERVRMLGGQLAVRSAPGRGTVVEWEGRLGAGLAAGLEAASPGEERRARG
- a CDS encoding response regulator transcription factor; the protein is MKTIRVFAVDDHPVVLQGILALLEQSPGIEVVGSALDGTSALEAVGRVQPDVVLLDVSLPDVNGIELCRRIATLPAERRPAVVMLTVHQTASFFFQALRAGALGYVPKSAPFDDVREAIESAARGETYLHPSVAGYLVSAFLGGGVPAEGETPLARLSEREREVLGLLARGRSTREIAAELGLSPHTVHKHRTSLMAKLGLHSAYDLLRFAASLGLVGGVEP
- a CDS encoding ATP-binding protein is translated as MRTEFAAGGESGRYPAGSLRWIGTGPPLLFLVVLSLAELLLFDRLLPRGLSTLLTLLLAAVGILAYGFHVSRLMEGAERQILAMYEEAAEQNRQLHALHEAGLAITSNLSLETVLERVLDLSLAITGAGSGAVAVYDARGETQRLVTRGRRSPLEAPEMFALPLRYGQTPVGMLYLADRAQGVFGPREESAARKLSAHAAVAVMNARLHEEAARAAILEERHRLSMDLHDGVLQELYGIALRAEDMLAGLPPGGGDEGLRERLEALVEAVDRLEGAIRRTVQDLREGLPRPVPPAEAVEQAVRALDLDGRLEMEVQLDRELGELPGEQAETLRFVVREALANVLRHARARRVHLELARQERWLRMEVRDDGVGFRPGSAEGSEAEPGAASHHGLANMRRRAERAGGRLEVESAPGRGTRLVLLLPATPAARR
- a CDS encoding response regulator transcription factor, whose amino-acid sequence is MAAPGGENGPVRVLVVDDHEVVRVGLAALIRRQPDLLWAGEADGVKAAVRVARECRPHVVVMDVRLPDGDGVEACRLLRENDPDCRVLMLSSFSDAAAVRASIRAGASGFLLKRAHSDLLIQAIRIAAAGGTVLDPQMTGEILAALRGDGKDPLAALSETEREVLERIARGETNRQIGEELHLSEKTVKHYVSSIFDKLQVRRRSEAAALAARRLGEG